A window from Drosophila yakuba strain Tai18E2 chromosome 3L, Prin_Dyak_Tai18E2_2.1, whole genome shotgun sequence encodes these proteins:
- the LOC6532349 gene encoding unconventional myosin IC isoform X2, whose translation MASFTSQLKMETGLHERDRAGVQDFVLLENYQSDDAFIENLKKRFQENLIYTYIGQVLISVNPYKQLPIYTDDHVKAYRNKHFYEMPPHIFAVTDNAFRSLIEENRGQCVLISGESGSGKTEASKKVLQFIAACSGNQTTVEGVKDKLLKSNPVLEAFGNAKTNRNDNSSRFGKYMDIQFDFKGAPVGGNILNYLLEKSRVVAQMGGERNFHIFYQLLAGADETLLQELRLERALDTYSYLTDGTNGTVTSINDADSFKQVQQALTVIDFSQEEQREIFGIVASILHLGNIGFSEVEGNAKVNSRDLVVTAARLLGVNASELEAALTHRTIDARGDVVTSPLNQELAIYARDALAKAVYDRLFSWLVQRLNISLQSKETRASKNNVMGILDIYGFEIFQKNSFEQFCINFCNEKLQQLFIELTLKSEQDEYRREGIEWIPVEYFDNKVICNLIEEKHKGIISILDEECLRPGEPTDKTFLEKLTQKLAQHHHYVCHEKAPAHIKKIMLRDEFRLVHYAGEVTYSVNGFLDKNNDLLFRDLKETLSKAGNGIVRSCFPEKELRSLKRPETAITQFRASLNNLMDILMCKEPSYIRCIKPNDLQSANVFNDELVLHQVKYLGLMENLRVRRAGFAYRRTYELFLERYKSLSKSTWPNYKGPGGPKAGVQQLVKDLGWDEEKYRVGETKLFIRWPRTLFDTEDAYQEKKHQIAAIIQSHWKGLVQRRKYLKLRAQVIILQSYCRRKLAQQAAKKRREAADKIRAFIKGFITRNDAPNGFNEEFIANAKRMWLLRLAKELPTKVLDKSWPHAPGHCEEASGILHRLHRLHLARIYRLKLTPQQKRQFELKVLAEKVFKGKKNNYASSVSSWFQEDRIPKEHIQRVNDFVASTFGSEQLKYQSFCTKFDRHGYKSRDRFILLSNKAVYVLDGKTYKQKHRLPLDKIDFTLTNHNDDLMVIRIPLDLKKDKGDLILIIPRIIEFSTYIIDTVGTASIVSIVDRNSLEHNVVKGKGGVIDIQTGAEPGVVRDKGHLVIIGTQ comes from the exons ATGGCCAG TTTTACTTCCCAACTGAAAATGGAGACGGGCCTGCACGAGCGGGATCGTGCTGGAGTCCAGGACTTTGTGCTCCTCGAGAACTACCAAAGCGACGACGCGTTCATCGAGAATCTGAAGAAGCGTTTCCAGGAGAATCTGATTTAT ACCTACATTGGCCAGGTGTTGATCTCCGTGAATCCCTACAAGCAGCTGCCCATCTACACCGACGACCATGTCAAGGCGTACAGGAACAAGCACTTCTACGAGATGCCCCCACACAT CTTCGCGGTGACGGACAACGCCTTCCGTTCGCTGATCGAGGAGAACCGCGGCCAGTGCGTGCTCATCTCCGGCGAGAGTGGTTCCGGCAAGACGGAGGCCTCCAAGAAGGTGCTGCAGTTCATAGCCGCGTGCTCCGGCAACCAGACGACCGTCGAGGGCGTCAAGGACAAGCTGCTGAAGAGCAATCCCGTGCTGGAGGCCTTTGGCAATGCCAAGACGAACCGCAATGACAACTCCTCGCGCTTCGGCAAGTACATGGACATCCAGTTCGATTTCAAAGGAGCTCCGGTCGGAGGCAACATCCTCAACTACCTGTTGGAAAAGTCGCGAGTGGTCGCTCAAATGGGCGGCGAGCGCAACTTCCACATCTTCTACCAGCTCCTGGCCGGTGCCGACGAGACTCTTCTGCAGGAACTGCGTCTGGAGCGGGCTCTGGACACATATAGCTACCTCACGGACGGG ACCAATGGCACCGTGACGAGCATTAACGATGCGGACAGCTTCAAGCAGGTCCAGCAGGCGCTCACTGTGATCGACTTCAgccaggaggagcagcgcGAGATCTTCGGCATTGTGGCCAGCATTCTGCATCTGGGAAACATTGGTTTCAGCGAGGTGGAGGGCAATGCCAAGGTGAACAGCAGGGATCTGGTGGTCACCGCAGCTCGTTTGCTGGGCGTGAATGCCAGCGAACTGGAGGCCGCCCTAACGCACCGCACCATTGACGCGCGTGGGGATGTGGTGACCTCACCACTGAACCAGGAGCTCGCCATCTACGCCAGGGACGCCTTGGCCAAGGCTGTCTACGATCGACTGTTCTCGTGGCTGGTGCAACGCCTCAACATCTCGCTGCAATCGAAGGAAACGCGGGCATCCAAGAACAATGTGATGGGCATTCTTGACATCTATGGCTTTGAGATCTTCCAGAAGAACAGCTTTGAGCAGTTCTGCATCAACTTCTGCAACgagaagctgcagcagctgttcATCGAGCTAACGCTGAAGTCGGAGCAGGATGAATACCGCAGGGAGGGCATCGAGTGGATACCTGTGGAGTACTTCGACAACAAGGTCATTTGCAACCTGATCGAGGAGAAGCACAAGGGCATCATCTCCATTCTGGACGAGGAGTGCCTGCGACCAGGAGAGCCCACCGATAAGACCTTCCTTGAGAAGCTCACCCAGAAGCTGGCCCAGCACCACCACTATGTTTGCCACGAGAAGGCGCCCGCCCACATCAAGAAGATCATGCTGCGCGATGAGTTCCGCTTGGTCCACTATGCCGGCGAGGTCACCTACAGTGTCAATGGGTTCCTGGACAAGAACAACGATCTGTTGTTCAGGGATCTGAAGGAAACCCTCAGCAAGGCTGGCAACGGCATTGTGAGGAGCTGCTTCCCGGAGAAGGAGCTCCGCAGCCTGAAGCGTCCCGAGACGGCTATCACCCAGTTCCGCGCTTCGCTTAACAACCTCATGGACATCCTGATGTGCAAGGAGCCGAGCTACATCCGCTGCATCAAGCCCAACGACCTGCAGAGTGCCAACGTCTTCAACGATGAGTTGGTGCTGCACCAGGTCAAGTACCTTGGGCTGATGGAGAACCTGCGTGTGAGGCGAGCTGGTTTCGCCTACCGACGCACGTACGAGCTCTTCCTGGAACGCTACAAGTCCCTGAGCAAGTCCACCTGGCCCAACTACAAGGGACCTGGTGGCCCGAAGGCGGGAGTCCAGCAGCTGGTGAAAGATTTGGGCTGGGACGAGGAGAAGTACAGGGTGGGCGAGACGAAGCTCTTCATTCGCTGGCCGAGAACCCTGTTCGATACGGAGGATGCCTACCAGGAGAAGAAACATCAGATAGCGGCCATCATCCAGTCCCACTGGAAGGGATTGGTGCAGAGGAGGAAGTACCTGAAACTGCGTGCGCAGGTGATCATCCTGCAGAGCTACTGTCGCCGAAAGTTGGCCCAGCAGGCGGCCAAGAAGCGCAGGGAGGCCGCCGACAAGATTCGCGCCTTCATCAAGGGCTTCATCACCAGGAACGATGCTCCCAACGGCTTCAACGAAGAGTTTATTGCCAACGCCAAGCGTATGTGGCTGCTGCGACTGGCCAAGGAGCTGCCCACCAAGGTGCTGGATAAGAGCTGGCCCCATGCCCCCGGGCACTGCGAAGAGGCCTCCGGCATCCTTCACCGCCTGCACCGCCTCCACTTGGCCCGCATCTACCGCCTGAAACTGACGCCGCAGCAGAAGAGGCAGTTCGAGCTTAAGGTCCTGGCGGAGAAGGTCTTCAAGGGCAAGAAGAACAACTACGCGAGCAGTGTGTCCTCCTGGTTCCAGGAGGACCGCATCCCTAAGGAGCACATCCAGCGAGTCAACGACTTCGTGGCCAGCACCTTCGGCAGCGAGCAGCTTAAGTACCAGTCCTTCTGCACCAAGTTCGACCGACACGGCTACAAGTCGCGCGACCGCTTCATCCTGCTGAGCAACAAGGCTGTCTATGTGCTGGACGGCAAGACCTACAAGCAGAAGCACCGCCTGCCCCTGGACAAGATCGACTTCACGCTGACGAACCACAACGACGACCTGATGGTCATCCGGATACCGCTCGACCTGAAAAAGGACAAGGGCGATCTGATTCTGATCATTCCGCGCATCATTGAGTTCAGCACGTATATCATTGACACCGTGGGAACTGCCTCCATCGTCTCCATTGTGGACAGAAATTC GTTGGAGCACAACGTGGTCAAGGGCAAGGGCGGCGTCATCGACATCCAAACCGGCGCTGAGCCTGGAGTGGTTCGTGATAAGGGCCATCTAGTTATC ATTGGAACGCAATAA
- the LOC6532349 gene encoding unconventional myosin IC isoform X3, giving the protein METGLHERDRAGVQDFVLLENYQSDDAFIENLKKRFQENLIYTYIGQVLISVNPYKQLPIYTDDHVKAYRNKHFYEMPPHIFAVTDNAFRSLIEENRGQCVLISGESGSGKTEASKKVLQFIAACSGNQTTVEGVKDKLLKSNPVLEAFGNAKTNRNDNSSRFGKYMDIQFDFKGAPVGGNILNYLLEKSRVVAQMGGERNFHIFYQLLAGADETLLQELRLERALDTYSYLTDGTNGTVTSINDADSFKQVQQALTVIDFSQEEQREIFGIVASILHLGNIGFSEVEGNAKVNSRDLVVTAARLLGVNASELEAALTHRTIDARGDVVTSPLNQELAIYARDALAKAVYDRLFSWLVQRLNISLQSKETRASKNNVMGILDIYGFEIFQKNSFEQFCINFCNEKLQQLFIELTLKSEQDEYRREGIEWIPVEYFDNKVICNLIEEKHKGIISILDEECLRPGEPTDKTFLEKLTQKLAQHHHYVCHEKAPAHIKKIMLRDEFRLVHYAGEVTYSVNGFLDKNNDLLFRDLKETLSKAGNGIVRSCFPEKELRSLKRPETAITQFRASLNNLMDILMCKEPSYIRCIKPNDLQSANVFNDELVLHQVKYLGLMENLRVRRAGFAYRRTYELFLERYKSLSKSTWPNYKGPGGPKAGVQQLVKDLGWDEEKYRVGETKLFIRWPRTLFDTEDAYQEKKHQIAAIIQSHWKGLVQRRKYLKLRAQVIILQSYCRRKLAQQAAKKRREAADKIRAFIKGFITRNDAPNGFNEEFIANAKRMWLLRLAKELPTKVLDKSWPHAPGHCEEASGILHRLHRLHLARIYRLKLTPQQKRQFELKVLAEKVFKGKKNNYASSVSSWFQEDRIPKEHIQRVNDFVASTFGSEQLKYQSFCTKFDRHGYKSRDRFILLSNKAVYVLDGKTYKQKHRLPLDKIDFTLTNHNDDLMVIRIPLDLKKDKGDLILIIPRIIEFSTYIIDTVGTASIVSIVDRNSLEHNVVKGKGGVIDIQTGAEPGVVRDKGHLVIIGTQ; this is encoded by the exons ATGGAGACGGGCCTGCACGAGCGGGATCGTGCTGGAGTCCAGGACTTTGTGCTCCTCGAGAACTACCAAAGCGACGACGCGTTCATCGAGAATCTGAAGAAGCGTTTCCAGGAGAATCTGATTTAT ACCTACATTGGCCAGGTGTTGATCTCCGTGAATCCCTACAAGCAGCTGCCCATCTACACCGACGACCATGTCAAGGCGTACAGGAACAAGCACTTCTACGAGATGCCCCCACACAT CTTCGCGGTGACGGACAACGCCTTCCGTTCGCTGATCGAGGAGAACCGCGGCCAGTGCGTGCTCATCTCCGGCGAGAGTGGTTCCGGCAAGACGGAGGCCTCCAAGAAGGTGCTGCAGTTCATAGCCGCGTGCTCCGGCAACCAGACGACCGTCGAGGGCGTCAAGGACAAGCTGCTGAAGAGCAATCCCGTGCTGGAGGCCTTTGGCAATGCCAAGACGAACCGCAATGACAACTCCTCGCGCTTCGGCAAGTACATGGACATCCAGTTCGATTTCAAAGGAGCTCCGGTCGGAGGCAACATCCTCAACTACCTGTTGGAAAAGTCGCGAGTGGTCGCTCAAATGGGCGGCGAGCGCAACTTCCACATCTTCTACCAGCTCCTGGCCGGTGCCGACGAGACTCTTCTGCAGGAACTGCGTCTGGAGCGGGCTCTGGACACATATAGCTACCTCACGGACGGG ACCAATGGCACCGTGACGAGCATTAACGATGCGGACAGCTTCAAGCAGGTCCAGCAGGCGCTCACTGTGATCGACTTCAgccaggaggagcagcgcGAGATCTTCGGCATTGTGGCCAGCATTCTGCATCTGGGAAACATTGGTTTCAGCGAGGTGGAGGGCAATGCCAAGGTGAACAGCAGGGATCTGGTGGTCACCGCAGCTCGTTTGCTGGGCGTGAATGCCAGCGAACTGGAGGCCGCCCTAACGCACCGCACCATTGACGCGCGTGGGGATGTGGTGACCTCACCACTGAACCAGGAGCTCGCCATCTACGCCAGGGACGCCTTGGCCAAGGCTGTCTACGATCGACTGTTCTCGTGGCTGGTGCAACGCCTCAACATCTCGCTGCAATCGAAGGAAACGCGGGCATCCAAGAACAATGTGATGGGCATTCTTGACATCTATGGCTTTGAGATCTTCCAGAAGAACAGCTTTGAGCAGTTCTGCATCAACTTCTGCAACgagaagctgcagcagctgttcATCGAGCTAACGCTGAAGTCGGAGCAGGATGAATACCGCAGGGAGGGCATCGAGTGGATACCTGTGGAGTACTTCGACAACAAGGTCATTTGCAACCTGATCGAGGAGAAGCACAAGGGCATCATCTCCATTCTGGACGAGGAGTGCCTGCGACCAGGAGAGCCCACCGATAAGACCTTCCTTGAGAAGCTCACCCAGAAGCTGGCCCAGCACCACCACTATGTTTGCCACGAGAAGGCGCCCGCCCACATCAAGAAGATCATGCTGCGCGATGAGTTCCGCTTGGTCCACTATGCCGGCGAGGTCACCTACAGTGTCAATGGGTTCCTGGACAAGAACAACGATCTGTTGTTCAGGGATCTGAAGGAAACCCTCAGCAAGGCTGGCAACGGCATTGTGAGGAGCTGCTTCCCGGAGAAGGAGCTCCGCAGCCTGAAGCGTCCCGAGACGGCTATCACCCAGTTCCGCGCTTCGCTTAACAACCTCATGGACATCCTGATGTGCAAGGAGCCGAGCTACATCCGCTGCATCAAGCCCAACGACCTGCAGAGTGCCAACGTCTTCAACGATGAGTTGGTGCTGCACCAGGTCAAGTACCTTGGGCTGATGGAGAACCTGCGTGTGAGGCGAGCTGGTTTCGCCTACCGACGCACGTACGAGCTCTTCCTGGAACGCTACAAGTCCCTGAGCAAGTCCACCTGGCCCAACTACAAGGGACCTGGTGGCCCGAAGGCGGGAGTCCAGCAGCTGGTGAAAGATTTGGGCTGGGACGAGGAGAAGTACAGGGTGGGCGAGACGAAGCTCTTCATTCGCTGGCCGAGAACCCTGTTCGATACGGAGGATGCCTACCAGGAGAAGAAACATCAGATAGCGGCCATCATCCAGTCCCACTGGAAGGGATTGGTGCAGAGGAGGAAGTACCTGAAACTGCGTGCGCAGGTGATCATCCTGCAGAGCTACTGTCGCCGAAAGTTGGCCCAGCAGGCGGCCAAGAAGCGCAGGGAGGCCGCCGACAAGATTCGCGCCTTCATCAAGGGCTTCATCACCAGGAACGATGCTCCCAACGGCTTCAACGAAGAGTTTATTGCCAACGCCAAGCGTATGTGGCTGCTGCGACTGGCCAAGGAGCTGCCCACCAAGGTGCTGGATAAGAGCTGGCCCCATGCCCCCGGGCACTGCGAAGAGGCCTCCGGCATCCTTCACCGCCTGCACCGCCTCCACTTGGCCCGCATCTACCGCCTGAAACTGACGCCGCAGCAGAAGAGGCAGTTCGAGCTTAAGGTCCTGGCGGAGAAGGTCTTCAAGGGCAAGAAGAACAACTACGCGAGCAGTGTGTCCTCCTGGTTCCAGGAGGACCGCATCCCTAAGGAGCACATCCAGCGAGTCAACGACTTCGTGGCCAGCACCTTCGGCAGCGAGCAGCTTAAGTACCAGTCCTTCTGCACCAAGTTCGACCGACACGGCTACAAGTCGCGCGACCGCTTCATCCTGCTGAGCAACAAGGCTGTCTATGTGCTGGACGGCAAGACCTACAAGCAGAAGCACCGCCTGCCCCTGGACAAGATCGACTTCACGCTGACGAACCACAACGACGACCTGATGGTCATCCGGATACCGCTCGACCTGAAAAAGGACAAGGGCGATCTGATTCTGATCATTCCGCGCATCATTGAGTTCAGCACGTATATCATTGACACCGTGGGAACTGCCTCCATCGTCTCCATTGTGGACAGAAATTC GTTGGAGCACAACGTGGTCAAGGGCAAGGGCGGCGTCATCGACATCCAAACCGGCGCTGAGCCTGGAGTGGTTCGTGATAAGGGCCATCTAGTTATC ATTGGAACGCAATAA
- the LOC6532349 gene encoding unconventional myosin IC isoform X1 yields MYIEIKSLIFAIMDNEDYIDFTSQLKMETGLHERDRAGVQDFVLLENYQSDDAFIENLKKRFQENLIYTYIGQVLISVNPYKQLPIYTDDHVKAYRNKHFYEMPPHIFAVTDNAFRSLIEENRGQCVLISGESGSGKTEASKKVLQFIAACSGNQTTVEGVKDKLLKSNPVLEAFGNAKTNRNDNSSRFGKYMDIQFDFKGAPVGGNILNYLLEKSRVVAQMGGERNFHIFYQLLAGADETLLQELRLERALDTYSYLTDGTNGTVTSINDADSFKQVQQALTVIDFSQEEQREIFGIVASILHLGNIGFSEVEGNAKVNSRDLVVTAARLLGVNASELEAALTHRTIDARGDVVTSPLNQELAIYARDALAKAVYDRLFSWLVQRLNISLQSKETRASKNNVMGILDIYGFEIFQKNSFEQFCINFCNEKLQQLFIELTLKSEQDEYRREGIEWIPVEYFDNKVICNLIEEKHKGIISILDEECLRPGEPTDKTFLEKLTQKLAQHHHYVCHEKAPAHIKKIMLRDEFRLVHYAGEVTYSVNGFLDKNNDLLFRDLKETLSKAGNGIVRSCFPEKELRSLKRPETAITQFRASLNNLMDILMCKEPSYIRCIKPNDLQSANVFNDELVLHQVKYLGLMENLRVRRAGFAYRRTYELFLERYKSLSKSTWPNYKGPGGPKAGVQQLVKDLGWDEEKYRVGETKLFIRWPRTLFDTEDAYQEKKHQIAAIIQSHWKGLVQRRKYLKLRAQVIILQSYCRRKLAQQAAKKRREAADKIRAFIKGFITRNDAPNGFNEEFIANAKRMWLLRLAKELPTKVLDKSWPHAPGHCEEASGILHRLHRLHLARIYRLKLTPQQKRQFELKVLAEKVFKGKKNNYASSVSSWFQEDRIPKEHIQRVNDFVASTFGSEQLKYQSFCTKFDRHGYKSRDRFILLSNKAVYVLDGKTYKQKHRLPLDKIDFTLTNHNDDLMVIRIPLDLKKDKGDLILIIPRIIEFSTYIIDTVGTASIVSIVDRNSLEHNVVKGKGGVIDIQTGAEPGVVRDKGHLVIIGTQ; encoded by the exons ATGTATATTGAAATCAAGTCCTTGATCTTTGCAATAATGGATAATGAGGACTACATAGA TTTTACTTCCCAACTGAAAATGGAGACGGGCCTGCACGAGCGGGATCGTGCTGGAGTCCAGGACTTTGTGCTCCTCGAGAACTACCAAAGCGACGACGCGTTCATCGAGAATCTGAAGAAGCGTTTCCAGGAGAATCTGATTTAT ACCTACATTGGCCAGGTGTTGATCTCCGTGAATCCCTACAAGCAGCTGCCCATCTACACCGACGACCATGTCAAGGCGTACAGGAACAAGCACTTCTACGAGATGCCCCCACACAT CTTCGCGGTGACGGACAACGCCTTCCGTTCGCTGATCGAGGAGAACCGCGGCCAGTGCGTGCTCATCTCCGGCGAGAGTGGTTCCGGCAAGACGGAGGCCTCCAAGAAGGTGCTGCAGTTCATAGCCGCGTGCTCCGGCAACCAGACGACCGTCGAGGGCGTCAAGGACAAGCTGCTGAAGAGCAATCCCGTGCTGGAGGCCTTTGGCAATGCCAAGACGAACCGCAATGACAACTCCTCGCGCTTCGGCAAGTACATGGACATCCAGTTCGATTTCAAAGGAGCTCCGGTCGGAGGCAACATCCTCAACTACCTGTTGGAAAAGTCGCGAGTGGTCGCTCAAATGGGCGGCGAGCGCAACTTCCACATCTTCTACCAGCTCCTGGCCGGTGCCGACGAGACTCTTCTGCAGGAACTGCGTCTGGAGCGGGCTCTGGACACATATAGCTACCTCACGGACGGG ACCAATGGCACCGTGACGAGCATTAACGATGCGGACAGCTTCAAGCAGGTCCAGCAGGCGCTCACTGTGATCGACTTCAgccaggaggagcagcgcGAGATCTTCGGCATTGTGGCCAGCATTCTGCATCTGGGAAACATTGGTTTCAGCGAGGTGGAGGGCAATGCCAAGGTGAACAGCAGGGATCTGGTGGTCACCGCAGCTCGTTTGCTGGGCGTGAATGCCAGCGAACTGGAGGCCGCCCTAACGCACCGCACCATTGACGCGCGTGGGGATGTGGTGACCTCACCACTGAACCAGGAGCTCGCCATCTACGCCAGGGACGCCTTGGCCAAGGCTGTCTACGATCGACTGTTCTCGTGGCTGGTGCAACGCCTCAACATCTCGCTGCAATCGAAGGAAACGCGGGCATCCAAGAACAATGTGATGGGCATTCTTGACATCTATGGCTTTGAGATCTTCCAGAAGAACAGCTTTGAGCAGTTCTGCATCAACTTCTGCAACgagaagctgcagcagctgttcATCGAGCTAACGCTGAAGTCGGAGCAGGATGAATACCGCAGGGAGGGCATCGAGTGGATACCTGTGGAGTACTTCGACAACAAGGTCATTTGCAACCTGATCGAGGAGAAGCACAAGGGCATCATCTCCATTCTGGACGAGGAGTGCCTGCGACCAGGAGAGCCCACCGATAAGACCTTCCTTGAGAAGCTCACCCAGAAGCTGGCCCAGCACCACCACTATGTTTGCCACGAGAAGGCGCCCGCCCACATCAAGAAGATCATGCTGCGCGATGAGTTCCGCTTGGTCCACTATGCCGGCGAGGTCACCTACAGTGTCAATGGGTTCCTGGACAAGAACAACGATCTGTTGTTCAGGGATCTGAAGGAAACCCTCAGCAAGGCTGGCAACGGCATTGTGAGGAGCTGCTTCCCGGAGAAGGAGCTCCGCAGCCTGAAGCGTCCCGAGACGGCTATCACCCAGTTCCGCGCTTCGCTTAACAACCTCATGGACATCCTGATGTGCAAGGAGCCGAGCTACATCCGCTGCATCAAGCCCAACGACCTGCAGAGTGCCAACGTCTTCAACGATGAGTTGGTGCTGCACCAGGTCAAGTACCTTGGGCTGATGGAGAACCTGCGTGTGAGGCGAGCTGGTTTCGCCTACCGACGCACGTACGAGCTCTTCCTGGAACGCTACAAGTCCCTGAGCAAGTCCACCTGGCCCAACTACAAGGGACCTGGTGGCCCGAAGGCGGGAGTCCAGCAGCTGGTGAAAGATTTGGGCTGGGACGAGGAGAAGTACAGGGTGGGCGAGACGAAGCTCTTCATTCGCTGGCCGAGAACCCTGTTCGATACGGAGGATGCCTACCAGGAGAAGAAACATCAGATAGCGGCCATCATCCAGTCCCACTGGAAGGGATTGGTGCAGAGGAGGAAGTACCTGAAACTGCGTGCGCAGGTGATCATCCTGCAGAGCTACTGTCGCCGAAAGTTGGCCCAGCAGGCGGCCAAGAAGCGCAGGGAGGCCGCCGACAAGATTCGCGCCTTCATCAAGGGCTTCATCACCAGGAACGATGCTCCCAACGGCTTCAACGAAGAGTTTATTGCCAACGCCAAGCGTATGTGGCTGCTGCGACTGGCCAAGGAGCTGCCCACCAAGGTGCTGGATAAGAGCTGGCCCCATGCCCCCGGGCACTGCGAAGAGGCCTCCGGCATCCTTCACCGCCTGCACCGCCTCCACTTGGCCCGCATCTACCGCCTGAAACTGACGCCGCAGCAGAAGAGGCAGTTCGAGCTTAAGGTCCTGGCGGAGAAGGTCTTCAAGGGCAAGAAGAACAACTACGCGAGCAGTGTGTCCTCCTGGTTCCAGGAGGACCGCATCCCTAAGGAGCACATCCAGCGAGTCAACGACTTCGTGGCCAGCACCTTCGGCAGCGAGCAGCTTAAGTACCAGTCCTTCTGCACCAAGTTCGACCGACACGGCTACAAGTCGCGCGACCGCTTCATCCTGCTGAGCAACAAGGCTGTCTATGTGCTGGACGGCAAGACCTACAAGCAGAAGCACCGCCTGCCCCTGGACAAGATCGACTTCACGCTGACGAACCACAACGACGACCTGATGGTCATCCGGATACCGCTCGACCTGAAAAAGGACAAGGGCGATCTGATTCTGATCATTCCGCGCATCATTGAGTTCAGCACGTATATCATTGACACCGTGGGAACTGCCTCCATCGTCTCCATTGTGGACAGAAATTC GTTGGAGCACAACGTGGTCAAGGGCAAGGGCGGCGTCATCGACATCCAAACCGGCGCTGAGCCTGGAGTGGTTCGTGATAAGGGCCATCTAGTTATC ATTGGAACGCAATAA
- the LOC6532350 gene encoding acyl carrier protein, mitochondrial isoform X1: MSFTQIARSCSRLAATLAPRRVASGILVQSQASRMMHRIAVPSMTSQLSQECRGRWQTQLVRRYSAKPPLSLKLINERVLLVLKLYDKIDPSKLNVESHFINDLGLDSLDHVEVIMAMEDEFGFEIPDSDAEKLLKPADIIKYVADKEDVYE; the protein is encoded by the exons ATGTCGTTCACACAGATCGCGCGCAGCTGCAGTCGACTGGCGGCTACTTTGGCCCCACGGCGGGTCGCCTCCGGCATTCTCGTCCAGTCACAGGCCTCCAGGATGATGCACAGGATCGCCGTGCCATCGATGACCAGCCAGTTGAGCCAA GAGTGCCGTGGTCGCTGGCAAACGCAATTGGTGCGCAGATACTCGGCGAAACCGCCGCTCTCGCTGAAGCTGATCAATGAGCGCGTCTTGCTTGTGCTCAAGCTCTACGACAAGATCGATCCCAGCAAG CTCAACGTTGAGTCGCACTTCATTAACGACTTGGGACTGGATTCCTTGGACCACGTGGAGGTCATCATGGCCATGGAGGACGAGTTTGGATTCGAGATCCCCGACTCTGATGCCGAGAAGCTGCTTAAACCTGCCGACATTATTAAGTACGTCGCCGACAAGGAGGATGTGTACGAgtaa
- the LOC6532350 gene encoding acyl carrier protein, mitochondrial isoform X2, with product MSFTQIARSCSRLAATLAPRRVASGILVQSQASRMMHRIAVPSMTSQLSQKFAVRSYSAKSTIEDIKFRVLKVVSAYDKVTAEKLNVESHFINDLGLDSLDHVEVIMAMEDEFGFEIPDSDAEKLLKPADIIKYVADKEDVYE from the exons ATGTCGTTCACACAGATCGCGCGCAGCTGCAGTCGACTGGCGGCTACTTTGGCCCCACGGCGGGTCGCCTCCGGCATTCTCGTCCAGTCACAGGCCTCCAGGATGATGCACAGGATCGCCGTGCCATCGATGACCAGCCAGTTGAGCCAA AAGTTCGCTGTGCGCAGCTACTCGGCCAAGAGCACCATTGAGGACATCAAGTTCCGCGTGCTGAAGGTTGTCTCCGCCTACGACAAAGTCACAGCCGAGAAG CTCAACGTTGAGTCGCACTTCATTAACGACTTGGGACTGGATTCCTTGGACCACGTGGAGGTCATCATGGCCATGGAGGACGAGTTTGGATTCGAGATCCCCGACTCTGATGCCGAGAAGCTGCTTAAACCTGCCGACATTATTAAGTACGTCGCCGACAAGGAGGATGTGTACGAgtaa
- the LOC6532350 gene encoding acyl carrier protein, mitochondrial isoform X3 — translation MSFTQIARSCSRLAATLAPRRVASGILVQSQASRMMHRIAVPSMTSQLSQKFAVRSYSAKSTIEDIKFRVLKVVSAYDKECRGRWQTQLVRRYSAKPPLSLKLINERVLLVLKLYDKIDPSKLNVESHFINDLGLDSLDHVEVIMAMEDEFGFEIPDSDAEKLLKPADIIKYVADKEDVYE, via the exons ATGTCGTTCACACAGATCGCGCGCAGCTGCAGTCGACTGGCGGCTACTTTGGCCCCACGGCGGGTCGCCTCCGGCATTCTCGTCCAGTCACAGGCCTCCAGGATGATGCACAGGATCGCCGTGCCATCGATGACCAGCCAGTTGAGCCAA AAGTTCGCTGTGCGCAGCTACTCGGCCAAGAGCACCATTGAGGACATCAAGTTCCGCGTGCTGAAGGTTGTCTCCGCCTACGACAAA GAGTGCCGTGGTCGCTGGCAAACGCAATTGGTGCGCAGATACTCGGCGAAACCGCCGCTCTCGCTGAAGCTGATCAATGAGCGCGTCTTGCTTGTGCTCAAGCTCTACGACAAGATCGATCCCAGCAAG CTCAACGTTGAGTCGCACTTCATTAACGACTTGGGACTGGATTCCTTGGACCACGTGGAGGTCATCATGGCCATGGAGGACGAGTTTGGATTCGAGATCCCCGACTCTGATGCCGAGAAGCTGCTTAAACCTGCCGACATTATTAAGTACGTCGCCGACAAGGAGGATGTGTACGAgtaa